A portion of the Bacteroidota bacterium genome contains these proteins:
- a CDS encoding glycosyltransferase family 2 protein produces the protein MFKKFWNLTKKRIPCFMLVYQNYEIICRSIEAMMNFRDQIELFIIENPSDESIRIRERLDYYMRMGLVSKCFLFDENISNNAFEVILRKELNYSKYEYVLVTDGDLLPMDDDWVNEERQILRKNPEVFCIGGDLDMGNLPLNTFPDANDWMPLSKADHGDYMEAFTGAYFLMFRSSQLQSLIEYLKKHNLRFRDGVIASYCNEQVGLRWGRTKKSRFIHLTWDLYRDTNHPYTKFKREIPFSTHWNHDRYAGYTVRHFRCGCFKDCHQSLV, from the coding sequence ATGTTTAAAAAATTCTGGAATCTGACGAAAAAGCGCATCCCTTGCTTTATGCTTGTGTATCAAAATTATGAAATAATATGCCGTAGTATTGAAGCAATGATGAATTTTCGCGATCAAATTGAACTGTTTATCATTGAGAATCCAAGCGACGAGAGTATAAGGATTCGTGAACGACTTGACTATTACATGCGGATGGGCTTGGTAAGCAAATGTTTTTTGTTTGATGAAAACATTAGCAATAATGCATTTGAAGTTATTTTGCGAAAAGAATTAAATTATTCAAAATACGAGTATGTGCTGGTTACAGATGGCGATCTCTTGCCAATGGATGACGATTGGGTGAATGAAGAGCGTCAAATTTTAAGGAAAAATCCAGAAGTATTTTGTATCGGCGGTGATTTGGATATGGGAAATCTGCCCTTGAATACCTTTCCAGATGCAAATGATTGGATGCCTTTAAGCAAGGCTGATCATGGTGATTATATGGAGGCTTTTACGGGTGCATATTTTTTAATGTTTCGTAGCAGTCAACTTCAGTCGTTGATTGAATATTTGAAAAAGCACAATTTACGATTTCGAGATGGCGTTATTGCAAGTTATTGCAACGAGCAAGTGGGCCTTCGTTGGGGGCGTACTAAAAAATCCCGATTTATACATTTGACATGGGATTTGTATCGAGATACAAATCATCCTTATACAAAATTCAAACGTGAAATCCCGTTTTCGACACATTGGAATCATGATCGCTATGCAGGGTACACTGTTCGTCATTTTCGGTGTGGGTGTTTTAAGGACTGTCATCAATCGTTAGTATAA